A genome region from Erigeron canadensis isolate Cc75 chromosome 3, C_canadensis_v1, whole genome shotgun sequence includes the following:
- the LOC122591164 gene encoding cinnamyl alcohol dehydrogenase 1-like: MGSLKEERKTTGWAASDPSGVLAPYNFTLRNTGAEDVLIKVICCGICHTDLHQVKNDLGMSNYPMVPGHEVVGEVVEVGPEVTKFKVGDCVGVGCLVGSCDNCRPCKADVEQYCNKKIWSYNDVYTDGKPTQGGFAGSMVVHQKFVVKIPEGMTPEQVAPLLCAGVTVYSPLNHFGLKGSGLKGGILGLGGVGHMGVLIAKAMGHHVTVISSSDKKKEEALDVLGADDYLISSDVERMQELADSFDYIIDTVPVHHPLEPSLSLLKLDGKLIIMGVINVPLQFVSPLLMLGRKMITGTFIGSMKETQEMLEFCKEKGVRSTIEVVKMDYVNTAMERLAKNDVRYRFVVDVAGSNLGEE; encoded by the exons ATGGGAAGCTTGAAAGAAGAGAGAAAGACAACCGGATGGGCCGCAAGCGATCCCTCTGGTGTTCTAGCCCCATATAACTTTACTCTCCG AAATACAGGAGCAGAAGACGTGTTGAtaaaggtgatatgttgtggtATTTGCCACACGGATCTTCATCAAGTTAAAAATGACCTTGGAATGTCCAATTATCCCATGGTTCCTGG ACATGAAGTAGTAGGTGAGGTGGTCGAAGTGGGGCCCGAAGTCACCAAATTCAAGGTTGGAGACTGCGTTGGAGTTGGATGTCTTGTCGGGAGTTGCGACAATTGCCGCCCTTGTAAGGCGGACGTCGAGCAATActgcaataaaaaaatatggtcTTATAACGATGTTTATACCGATGGCAAGCCTACTCAAGGAGGCTTCGCCGGCTCCATGGTTGTCCATCAAAA gtTTGTGGTTAAGATACCGGAAGGAATGACACCAGAACAAGTTGCACCACTACTATGCGCCGGGGTGACCGTGTATAGTCCATTGAACCACTTTGGATTGAAAGGAAGTGGACTAAAAGGAGGTATTCTTGGACTTGGTGGTGTTGGACATATGGGTGTTTTGATAGCTAAAGCTATGGGACATCATGTGACCGTCATTTCTTCTTCTGACAAGAAGAAAGAGGAGGCACTTGATGTCCTCGGAGCCGATGATTATCTTATCAGCTCTGATGTTGAGCGGATGCAGGAATTAGCTGATTCCTTTGATTACATTATTGACACCGTGCCAGTGCACCACCCTCTCGAGCCTAGTCTGTCGTTGCTTAAACTCGATGGGAAATTGATCATCATGGGTGTGATCAATGTGCCATTGCAATTTGTCTCACCACTCCTCATGCTCG GGAGAAAGATGATCACGGGTACCTTCATAGGTAGCATGAAGGAAACTCAAGAGATGCTCGAATTTTGCAAAGAGAAAGGAGTGAGGTCCACGATCGAGGTCGTGAAAATGGACTACGTCAATACCGCGATGGAGAGGTTGGCCAAAAACGATGTCAGATACCGGTTTGTTGTTGATGTTGCTGGTAGCAATCTCGGAGAAGAATAA